Proteins encoded by one window of Candidatus Nealsonbacteria bacterium:
- a CDS encoding peptide chain release factor 1, protein MVSPEETQKEYDDIIKKLSDPELVSNWGNFEELSKKKNYLEKIITKTNELQDIKKRIEEDQTILNAKENPSLIGLAESELSNLYNQEEKLKNELNNLLKREEEPRIDSVIIEIRAGTGGEEASLFAKDLFRMYSKYAQSCGWKQRTLASRLGDLGGYKEVIFELSGSNVFSEMQYEGGVHRVQRIPETEKLGRIHTSTTTVAVLPKPKKTQIKINPSDLKIDLYRASGPGGQHVNKRETAVRITHLPSGIVVTSQAERNQRQNKENAMTILEAKLLEKKEMADQEELHEKRKTQIGWAKRAEKIRTYNFPQNRLTDHRIKKSWKNLEEIFEGKLGIVIKNLRANL, encoded by the coding sequence ATGGTAAGCCCCGAAGAGACCCAAAAAGAATACGACGACATTATTAAAAAGCTCAGTGACCCTGAGCTGGTGTCGAATTGGGGAAATTTTGAAGAATTATCAAAAAAAAAGAATTATCTCGAAAAAATCATTACTAAGACCAATGAACTTCAGGATATAAAAAAAAGGATTGAAGAAGACCAAACGATTTTAAATGCTAAAGAAAATCCGTCTCTTATCGGTCTAGCTGAGAGTGAATTATCTAATCTCTATAATCAAGAAGAAAAGTTAAAAAATGAGTTAAATAACCTGTTGAAAAGAGAAGAAGAACCAAGAATTGATTCTGTAATTATTGAAATTCGGGCTGGTACCGGCGGAGAAGAAGCCTCTCTTTTTGCTAAAGATCTTTTTAGAATGTATTCAAAATATGCTCAATCTTGTGGCTGGAAGCAAAGAACTTTGGCTTCAAGGTTGGGTGATTTGGGGGGCTATAAAGAGGTAATATTTGAATTATCTGGTAGTAATGTTTTCTCGGAAATGCAATACGAAGGAGGAGTGCACCGGGTTCAAAGAATACCTGAAACTGAAAAATTAGGAAGAATTCATACTTCAACAACTACGGTGGCTGTTTTGCCAAAGCCAAAAAAAACCCAGATTAAAATAAATCCTAGTGACTTAAAGATTGACCTTTATCGAGCTTCTGGTCCTGGCGGACAACATGTCAACAAAAGAGAAACGGCAGTAAGAATTACTCATCTACCCTCTGGTATTGTTGTAACTTCTCAAGCTGAAAGAAACCAACGTCAAAATAAAGAAAACGCAATGACAATTCTGGAGGCTAAACTTCTAGAAAAGAAAGAGATGGCTGATCAGGAAGAACTTCATGAAAAAAGAAAAACTCAAATTGGCTGGGCAAAAAGAGCTGAAAAAATCAGAACTTATAACTTTCCTCAAAATAGATTAACCGATCATCGGATTAAAAAAAGTTGGAAAAATTTAGAAGAAATTTTCGAAGGAAAGTTAGGAATTGTTATCAAAAACCTAAGAGCCAATTTATAA
- a CDS encoding 50S ribosomal protein L31, with translation MKKDIHPKYYNNCRVICACGNTFEVGSTKEYIEVEICSKCHPFYTGKEKIIDTMGQVERFRKRLAKKRKQK, from the coding sequence ATGAAAAAAGATATACATCCAAAGTACTATAATAATTGTCGCGTGATTTGTGCCTGCGGCAATACTTTTGAGGTTGGTTCAACCAAAGAATACATTGAAGTTGAAATTTGCTCTAAATGCCATCCTTTTTATACTGGTAAAGAGAAAATTATAGATACGATGGGGCAAGTCGAAAGATTCAGAAAGAGATTAGCCAAGAAACGGAAACAAAAATAA
- a CDS encoding DUF3467 domain-containing protein — MEQKQIKIKAKDDDLKGVYSNSMMISHTKEEFYLDFFTVFPPQGILASRVIMSPRHLKKMIGVLQENMKKYEDKFGSVEEAKESGAHIGFQP; from the coding sequence ATGGAACAAAAACAAATAAAAATCAAAGCAAAGGATGATGATTTAAAGGGCGTCTACTCTAATTCAATGATGATCTCTCATACAAAAGAGGAGTTTTATCTTGATTTTTTTACCGTCTTTCCGCCTCAGGGAATTTTGGCCTCCAGGGTAATAATGAGCCCACGACATCTCAAAAAAATGATTGGAGTTTTGCAAGAGAATATGAAAAAATATGAAGATAAATTTGGCTCAGTTGAAGAAGCCAAAGAATCTGGGGCACACATAGGATTCCAACCTTAA
- a CDS encoding nitroreductase, protein MDVQEAVKTRRAVRSYKPDAVPEESLKRILEAVRLAPSAKNKQDWKFIVVKNPEKRKQLSEAARNQEFIAQTPMVIVGVALDPDYIMGSEVPAYAVDLGIAMEHIALSAVEEGLGTCWVGGFSQKEVKEVLKIPEKYKVVALMPLGFPADKPASKIRKDLEEITCYENFTE, encoded by the coding sequence ATGGATGTTCAAGAAGCCGTTAAAACAAGACGGGCAGTAAGAAGTTATAAACCAGACGCTGTGCCGGAAGAAAGTCTAAAAAGGATATTGGAGGCTGTAAGACTGGCGCCTTCTGCCAAAAATAAACAGGACTGGAAATTTATAGTAGTCAAAAATCCAGAAAAAAGAAAACAGCTAAGTGAAGCCGCCAGAAATCAAGAATTTATTGCCCAGACCCCAATGGTGATTGTTGGTGTCGCTTTAGATCCTGATTACATTATGGGTTCTGAAGTACCGGCTTATGCGGTGGATTTGGGAATTGCTATGGAACATATTGCCCTATCTGCCGTAGAAGAGGGCCTGGGAACCTGCTGGGTGGGAGGTTTCTCTCAAAAAGAGGTTAAAGAAGTTCTTAAAATTCCTGAGAAATACAAAGTAGTTGCTTTAATGCCACTTGGCTTTCCAGCTGACAAACCTGCGTCAAAAATAAGGAAGGATTTAGAAGAAATCACTTGCTACGAAAATTTTACTGAATAG
- a CDS encoding DUF541 domain-containing protein, producing MDHEDFKNLKEKKKALLAVFIVLLNIFLAVLIVSTLVDIQNKIKTGKYIGQEIETKNTITISNIGEIYAKPDLALISFSVKTEAKTIAGAMNKNTEKMNRVIDSAKEEGVEEKDLKTTSFNIYPRYEWFKETGIPLYPEGKRVLVGYEITQSLQVKIRDMKNIGKIIEGATTAGANQVGNLQFTIDKQDELKAEARKQAIDKAKIKAKKLASQLGVNLVRITNFSESSALPRYYGLGFEEMAGIDEAEVPQIETGENKITVTVTITYEIN from the coding sequence ATGGATCACGAAGATTTTAAAAATTTAAAAGAAAAAAAGAAAGCTTTATTGGCTGTCTTTATTGTCCTTTTGAACATATTTCTAGCTGTCTTGATTGTTTCGACACTGGTTGATATCCAAAATAAAATCAAAACAGGTAAATATATCGGCCAGGAAATTGAGACAAAAAATACAATTACAATTTCCAATATTGGCGAAATTTACGCAAAGCCAGACTTAGCCCTAATCAGTTTCTCGGTAAAAACAGAGGCCAAGACAATTGCTGGAGCAATGAACAAAAACACAGAAAAAATGAACAGAGTCATTGATTCTGCAAAAGAAGAAGGCGTTGAAGAAAAAGACTTAAAAACCACTAGTTTTAATATTTATCCCCGCTATGAATGGTTCAAGGAAACTGGAATTCCTCTCTATCCTGAAGGAAAAAGAGTCCTTGTTGGATATGAAATAACTCAAAGTCTTCAAGTGAAAATTAGAGATATGAAGAACATTGGTAAAATTATTGAAGGAGCAACTACTGCCGGCGCCAACCAAGTCGGAAATCTGCAATTCACTATTGATAAACAAGATGAACTGAAAGCAGAGGCCAGAAAACAGGCAATCGACAAAGCCAAAATCAAAGCAAAGAAATTAGCCTCTCAGTTGGGAGTGAATTTAGTCAGAATCACCAATTTCAGCGAAAGCAGTGCTCTCCCCCGCTATTATGGATTAGGATTTGAAGAAATGGCGGGCATAGACGAGGCTGAAGTGCCCCAAATAGAAACTGGCGAAAATAAAATAACAGTTACAGTAACTATCACTTACGAAATTAATTAA